A region of Labeo rohita strain BAU-BD-2019 chromosome 2, IGBB_LRoh.1.0, whole genome shotgun sequence DNA encodes the following proteins:
- the f3b gene encoding coagulation factor IIIb, giving the protein METKTVMFSALFLVWLTLVNGSPASLKERRLTKATNVSWSSYNFKTILVWGPKPVNYTYTVEFSRVGKDKQRNPHCIRSTETECDLTNELDLKGVYTADILSESSHGTSDYVDPPFARSKTFCPYNDTLIGRPAFKFENESKKIVLTISDPITALHKDGRSLNIRDVFKKNLKYQIEYNKAGSTGKKSLIVDESKAEFNNLDEGQSYCFRVAAYIPSRKGDKRLGKWSLPKCSPQKYISVFEEYGLAVIGGAALIILALLIAVIVLIVVCCKRARRKTISKETIV; this is encoded by the exons ATGGAAACCAAGACTGTAATGTTTTCGGCACTTTTTCTTGTCTGGCTTACGCTCGTAAACGGATCCCCag CATCATTAAAAGAGAGAAGGCTTACTAAAGCAACAAACGTCTCATGGTCATCTTACAATTTCAAAACAATCTTGGTGTGGGGACCTAAACCTGTCAACTACACATATACAGTTGAATTCTCAAG agtTGGTAAGGACAAACAGAGAAACCCTCACTGCATTAGAAGCACTGAGACTGAATGTGACTTGACTAATGAACTGGACCTAAAGGGGGTTTATACCGCTGACATTCTCTCAGAGTCTTCACATGGGACATCTGACTATGTGGATCCTCCATTCGCCAGATCAAAGACGTTCTGTCCTTATAACGACA cTTTAATTGGAAGACCTGCGTTTAAGTTTGAGAATGAGAGCAAGAAGATTGTGCTGACCATAAGTGACCCCATCACTGCTCTGCACAAAGATGGCAGGTCTCTGAACATCCGTGACGTCTTTAAGAAAAATCTCAAGTATCAGATTGAATACAACAAGGCTGGAAGTACAGGGAAA AAATCGCTGATTGTGGATGAGAGCAAAGCCGAGTTTAACAATCTAGATGAGGGTCAGAGTTACTGCTTCAGAGTGGCGGCATACATCCCTTCTCGTAAGGGAGACAAGAGGCTCGGCAAATGGAGTCTTCCCAAGTGTTCACCGCAGAAATACATCAGCGTGTTTGAGG AGTATGGACTGGCTGTGATTGGAGGAGCAGCCCTCATTATACTGGCTTTACTAATTGCTGTAATCGTTCTGATTGTGGTTTGCTGTAAACGAGCACGAAGAAAAACGATTTCCAAGGAAACCATAGTCTAG